One window of Paenibacillus sp. FSL K6-3182 genomic DNA carries:
- a CDS encoding DUF2164 domain-containing protein, translating into MLMLKLPKEQKEQLIASIQQYFELERSETLGSIAAEQLLDFMIQAVGPHIYNHAIKDARQTVLERMQTLEDELYSLEKPTAAKR; encoded by the coding sequence ATGTTAATGTTGAAGTTGCCAAAAGAGCAGAAGGAGCAGTTGATTGCTAGCATTCAGCAGTATTTTGAGCTGGAGCGTTCGGAGACGCTTGGATCGATTGCGGCGGAGCAGCTGCTTGATTTTATGATACAAGCGGTTGGGCCACATATTTATAATCATGCGATTAAAGATGCTCGCCAAACGGTGCTTGAGCGGATGCAAACGCTGGAAGACGAGCTTTATTCATTAGAGAAGCCAACTGCGGCAAAGCGATAA